AAAGAGGTAATACATGGTATTACTACTTTGAAGCTGGCAAAGTTGATGGAAAAAGAAAAAAAATAGAACGTAAAGGAGGCACAACAAAGAAAGAAGCACAAGCTGCTTTAAGAAGTGCTCTAAATGAGTTTAATGATACTGGTAGTTTTTTAGATGAAACTAATATGTCATTTGCTGATTATCTAGATTATTGGTTTAATGAGTATGTTATGAACAATTGCAAATATAATACTCAACAAACATATAAATCTCTTATTAATATTAATTTAAAACCACAATTAGGTTTATATAAAATCAAACAATTAAATTATAATTCATTACAAGAATTTTTAAACAAACAATATGCTAAAGGATATTCAAAAAATACTTTAGCAAGATTGAAAAACGTAATTTCACATTCATTGCAAATGGCTATTTTCCCATATAAGTTATTGAAAACTAATCCAGCTGATAGTTTGAAAGTTCCAAAATTTGATAATGTTGCTACAAATAAAAATATAATCATCACACTTGATGATTATAATAAAATTTTAGAAAGATTCCCTCTTGGTAGCAGTTTTTATGTTCCACTACAAATTGCTTTTAACACAGGAATGCGTGCAGGTGAAATATGCGGATTGACATGGGATTGCATAGATCTTGATAAAAAGAAAATATCAGTTGAAAAGATTTTAATTTTTAAAACTAAGCAAGGTTATGACTTTAGTACTCCAAAGACATCAAATTCAATTAGAACAATTGATATTGGAGATACATTGGTAAACATTCTTACAGAACATAAAAAATGGCAAGAACAAAACAAAAAAGATTATGGTGAATATTATAATGATAATGATTTTGTTTCTACAAAAGAAAATGGTACTTTTGTAACTATGACTTCACTAAGATATTTATCTAAAATTGTTAATATGGAACTACAAATAAAATTTAATTTTCATGCATTAAGACATACACATGCAACAATGCTTTTAGAAGCTGGTGCTAATCTTAAAGAAATACAAAATAGATTAGGCCACTCAAAATTTTCTACAACAATGGATATATATTCTCATGTAACTCCTAAAATGAAAGATAATACTGTTGCAATTTTAGAAAATATATTAAACACCAATTTAAATTTGCCACCAGCTTAAAAAGTCGGTGGCAAATGGGTGGAAACACCCAAAATTTTATTTATGATATTCTTTATAATATTTAGCAAACATCAAGCTCTTGGATGTGTATGCATGTATATATAATTGATTTTATCATTATTTATTATTTCATAATATGTGTCCATATAAGTTAAAACCTGATTTCCTAGTAATTTTTGGACAGCTCTAACATTTGCTCCATTTTGAAGTAAATGCACTGCAAACGAATGTCTAAAAGTGTTTAAATTAACATCCTTATCAATACCAGCTTTTCTAGCATATTCTTTTACAATTCTCCAGATTCCTTGTCTTGTAAGTTTATTGCCATTTAAATTTACAAAAAGATTAGATACTCCGCATTGTGCAATCTTATATCTTATAGCTAAATACTCTGTTATTGCCCTAGAAGCACTTCTTCCTATAGGTATAAGTCTTTCAAAATGTCTATTATCTGTGCATCGTACGAAATTCAAATCAAGATTAACATCCTCTACATTCAATGAAATCATTTCAGAAACCTTCATTCCAGTAGCATACATTAATTCTAATAATGCATTATCACGTACTCCTTTTGAACAATCCTTTTCGACTATTCTAATTATTTTATCTACTTCTTCAATGGTTAAAATTTGTGGTAATTTTCTATTATTTTTGGAACTCTTGTATTCTATTTTGGGAACTTCCTTAATTAAAGTTTCACCTTTTAAGTATGAGTAAAAATTTCTAAGACTTATGACTATTCTATTTATGGATCTTTCGGATTTTCCTAGAGCTGTGAGATTTTGTATATACGACATAATTGTTAATTTGTCAGTTTTATATAAATCTATGTCTTTTCTGTTTAAAAATTTAAGATATATACTTACATCAGTTACATATGCGTATATAGTGTTTTCACTTTTGCCACTCTCTGACAAATACTCCTTATAATTACTTATGCTATTTATCATTGCTATCTCCTATACCATTGATTATGATTAGTATTCGACAAAATTGTCAATTTTCCTTTTTTTAAATTTTCATATGTGTATATATCTTTTGCATTACAAATAGAACCGTTT
The DNA window shown above is from Clostridium beijerinckii and carries:
- a CDS encoding site-specific integrase, which codes for MEGGVRKRGNTWYYYFEAGKVDGKRKKIERKGGTTKKEAQAALRSALNEFNDTGSFLDETNMSFADYLDYWFNEYVMNNCKYNTQQTYKSLININLKPQLGLYKIKQLNYNSLQEFLNKQYAKGYSKNTLARLKNVISHSLQMAIFPYKLLKTNPADSLKVPKFDNVATNKNIIITLDDYNKILERFPLGSSFYVPLQIAFNTGMRAGEICGLTWDCIDLDKKKISVEKILIFKTKQGYDFSTPKTSNSIRTIDIGDTLVNILTEHKKWQEQNKKDYGEYYNDNDFVSTKENGTFVTMTSLRYLSKIVNMELQIKFNFHALRHTHATMLLEAGANLKEIQNRLGHSKFSTTMDIYSHVTPKMKDNTVAILENILNTNLNLPPA
- a CDS encoding recombinase XerD; the encoded protein is MINSISNYKEYLSESGKSENTIYAYVTDVSIYLKFLNRKDIDLYKTDKLTIMSYIQNLTALGKSERSINRIVISLRNFYSYLKGETLIKEVPKIEYKSSKNNRKLPQILTIEEVDKIIRIVEKDCSKGVRDNALLELMYATGMKVSEMISLNVEDVNLDLNFVRCTDNRHFERLIPIGRSASRAITEYLAIRYKIAQCGVSNLFVNLNGNKLTRQGIWRIVKEYARKAGIDKDVNLNTFRHSFAVHLLQNGANVRAVQKLLGNQVLTYMDTYYEIINNDKINYIYMHTHPRA